From Alosa sapidissima isolate fAloSap1 chromosome 2, fAloSap1.pri, whole genome shotgun sequence, one genomic window encodes:
- the LOC121700183 gene encoding uncharacterized protein LOC121700183 isoform X2 encodes MDSFLALCDHPHSQNRAGMWLFRVGWHQRFTLLCSLFVWILASFISSVKAITVFEGANVLFPVNTTIDLDSIIQWSFSLHQNTRLLAMLANSGGIHILDSRFQITGNGSLVLEGARSQDAGDYICSIILSNGTVQKNTVNLQFQPHNISLGTMEKNSTSTQSPDAKEEGNSFWTVIITITCSVAAAVVFLVGISSGIIYRCRKTDEAIYVNTAYVKDKRSTRPQPHLLQEPSRVAAGLKILD; translated from the exons ATGGATTCATTTTTAGCTCTGTGCGACCatccacattcacaaaacaGAGCAGGCATGTGGCTTTTCAGGGTGGGGTGGCATCAGAGGTTCACCCTGTTGTGTTCGCTGTTTGTCTGGATTTTAG CATCATTTATCTCTTCTGTCAAGGCCATCACCGTGTTCGAAGGGGCAAATGTTCTTTTCCCAGTGAATACAACCATTGACCTGGACAGCATAATTCAGTGGAGTTTCAGTCTTCATCAGAATACCCGACTGCTGGCCATGCTTGCCAACTCAGGAGGCATTCACATTCTGGACAGCAGATTCCAGATCACAGGGAATGGGTCCCTGGTACTTGAAGGTGCCCGATCTCAGGATGCAGGAGATTACATCTGTAGCATTATCCTTTCGAATGGAACCGTTCAAAAGAATACAGTCAACCTGCAATTTCAGCCACACAATATCA GCTTGGGGACTATGGAGAAGAACTCTACATCCA CTCAGAGCCCAGATGCTAAGGAGGAGGGGAACTCCTTCTGGACAGTCATCATTACCATAACATGTTCAGTAGCAGCAGCTGTGGTCTTCCTTGTGGGCATATCATCAGGAATTATCTACAGATGCAGAAAGACTG ATGAAGCAATTTATGTTAACACGGCCTACGTAAAGGACAAGAGGTCAACTAGGCCACAACCCCACCTACTGCAAGAGCCTTCCAGAGTTGCCGCTGGGTTGAAGATTTTAGACTAg
- the LOC121700183 gene encoding uncharacterized protein LOC121700183 isoform X3 → MDSFLALCDHPHSQNRAGMWLFRVGWHQRFTLLCSLFVWILAASFISSVKAITVFEGANVLFPVNTTIDLDSIIQWSFSLHQNTRLLAMLANSGGIHILDSRFQITGNGSLVLEGARSQDAGDYICSIILSNGTVQKNTVNLQFQPHNITQSPDAKEEGNSFWTVIITITCSVAAAVVFLVGISSGIIYRCRKTDEAIYVNTAYVKDKRSTRPQPHLLQEPSRVAAGLKILD, encoded by the exons ATGGATTCATTTTTAGCTCTGTGCGACCatccacattcacaaaacaGAGCAGGCATGTGGCTTTTCAGGGTGGGGTGGCATCAGAGGTTCACCCTGTTGTGTTCGCTGTTTGTCTGGATTTTAG CAGCATCATTTATCTCTTCTGTCAAGGCCATCACCGTGTTCGAAGGGGCAAATGTTCTTTTCCCAGTGAATACAACCATTGACCTGGACAGCATAATTCAGTGGAGTTTCAGTCTTCATCAGAATACCCGACTGCTGGCCATGCTTGCCAACTCAGGAGGCATTCACATTCTGGACAGCAGATTCCAGATCACAGGGAATGGGTCCCTGGTACTTGAAGGTGCCCGATCTCAGGATGCAGGAGATTACATCTGTAGCATTATCCTTTCGAATGGAACCGTTCAAAAGAATACAGTCAACCTGCAATTTCAGCCACACAATATCA CTCAGAGCCCAGATGCTAAGGAGGAGGGGAACTCCTTCTGGACAGTCATCATTACCATAACATGTTCAGTAGCAGCAGCTGTGGTCTTCCTTGTGGGCATATCATCAGGAATTATCTACAGATGCAGAAAGACTG ATGAAGCAATTTATGTTAACACGGCCTACGTAAAGGACAAGAGGTCAACTAGGCCACAACCCCACCTACTGCAAGAGCCTTCCAGAGTTGCCGCTGGGTTGAAGATTTTAGACTAg
- the LOC121700183 gene encoding uncharacterized protein LOC121700183 isoform X1 gives MDSFLALCDHPHSQNRAGMWLFRVGWHQRFTLLCSLFVWILAASFISSVKAITVFEGANVLFPVNTTIDLDSIIQWSFSLHQNTRLLAMLANSGGIHILDSRFQITGNGSLVLEGARSQDAGDYICSIILSNGTVQKNTVNLQFQPHNISLGTMEKNSTSTQSPDAKEEGNSFWTVIITITCSVAAAVVFLVGISSGIIYRCRKTDEAIYVNTAYVKDKRSTRPQPHLLQEPSRVAAGLKILD, from the exons ATGGATTCATTTTTAGCTCTGTGCGACCatccacattcacaaaacaGAGCAGGCATGTGGCTTTTCAGGGTGGGGTGGCATCAGAGGTTCACCCTGTTGTGTTCGCTGTTTGTCTGGATTTTAG CAGCATCATTTATCTCTTCTGTCAAGGCCATCACCGTGTTCGAAGGGGCAAATGTTCTTTTCCCAGTGAATACAACCATTGACCTGGACAGCATAATTCAGTGGAGTTTCAGTCTTCATCAGAATACCCGACTGCTGGCCATGCTTGCCAACTCAGGAGGCATTCACATTCTGGACAGCAGATTCCAGATCACAGGGAATGGGTCCCTGGTACTTGAAGGTGCCCGATCTCAGGATGCAGGAGATTACATCTGTAGCATTATCCTTTCGAATGGAACCGTTCAAAAGAATACAGTCAACCTGCAATTTCAGCCACACAATATCA GCTTGGGGACTATGGAGAAGAACTCTACATCCA CTCAGAGCCCAGATGCTAAGGAGGAGGGGAACTCCTTCTGGACAGTCATCATTACCATAACATGTTCAGTAGCAGCAGCTGTGGTCTTCCTTGTGGGCATATCATCAGGAATTATCTACAGATGCAGAAAGACTG ATGAAGCAATTTATGTTAACACGGCCTACGTAAAGGACAAGAGGTCAACTAGGCCACAACCCCACCTACTGCAAGAGCCTTCCAGAGTTGCCGCTGGGTTGAAGATTTTAGACTAg
- the LOC121700183 gene encoding uncharacterized protein LOC121700183 isoform X4 has product MDSFLALCDHPHSQNRAGMWLFRVGWHQRFTLLCSLFVWILVNTTIDLDSIIQWSFSLHQNTRLLAMLANSGGIHILDSRFQITGNGSLVLEGARSQDAGDYICSIILSNGTVQKNTVNLQFQPHNISLGTMEKNSTSTQSPDAKEEGNSFWTVIITITCSVAAAVVFLVGISSGIIYRCRKTDEAIYVNTAYVKDKRSTRPQPHLLQEPSRVAAGLKILD; this is encoded by the exons ATGGATTCATTTTTAGCTCTGTGCGACCatccacattcacaaaacaGAGCAGGCATGTGGCTTTTCAGGGTGGGGTGGCATCAGAGGTTCACCCTGTTGTGTTCGCTGTTTGTCTGGATTTTAG TGAATACAACCATTGACCTGGACAGCATAATTCAGTGGAGTTTCAGTCTTCATCAGAATACCCGACTGCTGGCCATGCTTGCCAACTCAGGAGGCATTCACATTCTGGACAGCAGATTCCAGATCACAGGGAATGGGTCCCTGGTACTTGAAGGTGCCCGATCTCAGGATGCAGGAGATTACATCTGTAGCATTATCCTTTCGAATGGAACCGTTCAAAAGAATACAGTCAACCTGCAATTTCAGCCACACAATATCA GCTTGGGGACTATGGAGAAGAACTCTACATCCA CTCAGAGCCCAGATGCTAAGGAGGAGGGGAACTCCTTCTGGACAGTCATCATTACCATAACATGTTCAGTAGCAGCAGCTGTGGTCTTCCTTGTGGGCATATCATCAGGAATTATCTACAGATGCAGAAAGACTG ATGAAGCAATTTATGTTAACACGGCCTACGTAAAGGACAAGAGGTCAACTAGGCCACAACCCCACCTACTGCAAGAGCCTTCCAGAGTTGCCGCTGGGTTGAAGATTTTAGACTAg